In Abyssisolibacter fermentans, the following are encoded in one genomic region:
- a CDS encoding GTP-binding protein, producing MNKTIGVLAHVDAGKTTFCEQLLYHTNSIKQRGRVDHQNTFLDTHDIEKKRGITVFSDQAIISNKDSKYYLVDTPGHVDFSPEMERAIKVMDYAIIIVSAVEGVQGHTETVWQLLEKHNIPTFFFINKTDRVGADVEGVIDEIAENLTGDVCYIKDNLKNGNIKEDLIEFMAERDEKLFEKYLEEDYNFEIWLISLRTMIKDNKVYPCMSGSALHDEGIIDFFENLDLLSYTKYLEKEKLAGRVYKIKYDEEGVRITFLKIISGQLNVRDEINYIDGEIKICEKITQIRAYNGGKYINVNNAKAGELIAVTGLSQVKAGDGLGNLKEKEQYENMTTLRAKVIFDPKLNLKDVLKVFKILNIEDPSLNVTWQEKLEEIHIHVMGVIQLEVLEQLIKNRFGYNVTFGTPEILYKETVDSTTIGYGHFEPLRHYAEVHIKIEPNKRGKGIVFENVCHPDMLTVGNQNLIKRHIYEREHHGLLTGSSLTDLKITLLTGRSHNKHTSGGDFRQATYRALRQGLEKAKNVLLEPYYDFKIKVEQDYMGRVLSDIQKNCGTFDSPKTVGNNVVITGRVPVATFMDYSKQLTSFTKGKGKINLKFSGYDCCHNEQDVIERIGYNKSADPEYTSSSIFCSKGKAYTVTWDKCEEEMHCL from the coding sequence ATGAATAAAACAATAGGTGTACTTGCTCATGTTGATGCAGGAAAAACAACGTTTTGTGAGCAGTTACTATATCATACAAATAGTATAAAACAAAGAGGACGTGTAGATCATCAAAATACATTTTTAGATACACATGATATAGAAAAAAAACGAGGCATAACTGTTTTTTCTGATCAAGCAATAATATCTAATAAAGATTCAAAATATTACTTAGTAGATACTCCCGGCCATGTTGATTTTTCACCTGAAATGGAAAGAGCAATAAAAGTTATGGATTATGCTATTATTATAGTTAGTGCAGTTGAAGGTGTACAGGGGCATACTGAGACTGTTTGGCAGTTACTTGAAAAACATAATATTCCTACATTCTTTTTTATAAATAAAACTGATAGAGTGGGAGCAGACGTAGAAGGTGTTATAGATGAAATAGCTGAGAATTTAACTGGTGATGTATGTTACATAAAGGACAATCTGAAAAATGGTAATATAAAAGAAGATTTAATAGAGTTTATGGCAGAAAGAGATGAAAAGTTATTTGAAAAATATTTAGAAGAAGACTATAATTTTGAAATTTGGTTGATTTCATTAAGAACTATGATAAAAGATAATAAAGTATATCCATGCATGAGTGGATCTGCATTACATGATGAAGGTATAATTGATTTTTTTGAGAATTTAGATTTACTATCTTATACTAAATATTTAGAAAAAGAGAAGTTAGCTGGCAGAGTTTATAAAATTAAGTATGATGAAGAAGGAGTAAGAATAACATTTTTAAAAATAATAAGTGGCCAGTTAAACGTAAGAGATGAAATAAACTATATTGATGGTGAAATCAAAATTTGCGAGAAAATAACTCAGATAAGAGCATACAATGGTGGCAAATATATAAATGTGAATAATGCAAAAGCTGGGGAACTTATTGCAGTTACTGGTCTTTCACAAGTAAAAGCAGGGGATGGTTTAGGAAATTTAAAAGAAAAAGAACAGTATGAAAATATGACTACTTTAAGAGCTAAAGTAATATTTGATCCAAAATTAAACCTTAAAGATGTTTTAAAAGTTTTCAAGATACTTAACATAGAAGATCCATCATTAAATGTTACTTGGCAGGAAAAACTGGAAGAAATCCACATCCACGTAATGGGAGTTATTCAGCTAGAAGTGTTAGAGCAACTGATAAAAAATCGATTTGGCTATAACGTAACCTTTGGGACTCCAGAGATTTTATATAAAGAAACAGTTGATTCAACTACTATAGGTTATGGACATTTTGAGCCATTACGTCACTATGCAGAAGTGCATATAAAAATAGAACCAAATAAAAGAGGAAAAGGTATAGTATTTGAAAATGTATGTCACCCAGATATGCTAACAGTCGGTAATCAGAATTTAATAAAACGACATATATACGAAAGAGAGCACCATGGATTATTGACAGGGTCATCATTAACTGATTTGAAAATAACATTATTAACGGGCAGATCACATAATAAACATACTAGTGGTGGCGATTTTAGACAAGCTACTTATAGAGCATTAAGACAGGGATTAGAGAAAGCTAAGAATGTATTACTAGAACCTTATTATGACTTTAAGATAAAAGTTGAACAAGATTATATGGGAAGAGTTTTGTCTGATATACAAAAGAATTGTGGAACATTTGATTCTCCTAAAACAGTAGGAAATAATGTTGTTATAACAGGAAGAGTTCCGGTTGCAACATTTATGGATTACAGCAAACAACTTACATCATTTACCAAAGGAAAAGGGAAAATCAATCTTAAATTTAGTGGCTATGATTGTTGCCATAATGAACAAGACGTTATAGAAAGAATAGGATATAATAAATCAGCAGATCCAGAGTATACTTCTTCATCTATATTTTGCTCTAAGGGTAAAGCATATACAGTAACGTGGGATAAATGCGAGGAAGAGATGCATTGTTTATAA
- a CDS encoding methyltransferase domain-containing protein has protein sequence MHKQYVDMLICPECHGKLEWDIKEESEERIINASIHCRECKCKYEVRDEIAVFLTNSLSRNDLWQKNESGLEKYFKEYPQVYEKLMNTPEEELGGADYWLKASCLEMKGDYERSCKMFQNAFEKIYTKDYIDGWKSQMNYILDSVKKQNKPVVDIASGKGYLVEKLLKETNNYVVATDFSPNILSRNKEYYTFKGLYDKLSLIAFDARKTPFKDASIETMTSYLGLQNIESPGDVIKEMCRITKGKFMPIMLFINKNDKVHMDLMGNDAYATRENAVSTFNKYDWNVQIKNSYLADIKPTPVGIIIEGGRIDGFPLNETKIEFCTIVAEK, from the coding sequence ATGCATAAGCAATATGTTGACATGTTAATATGTCCAGAGTGTCATGGTAAGTTAGAATGGGATATTAAAGAAGAAAGCGAAGAAAGAATCATAAATGCATCAATACATTGTAGAGAATGTAAATGCAAGTATGAAGTTAGAGATGAAATAGCAGTTTTTCTTACTAACAGTCTTTCTAGAAATGATTTATGGCAGAAAAATGAAAGTGGTTTAGAGAAATATTTTAAAGAATACCCGCAAGTTTATGAGAAACTAATGAATACACCCGAAGAAGAGCTTGGTGGTGCAGATTATTGGCTTAAGGCTTCTTGTTTAGAGATGAAAGGCGATTATGAAAGAAGCTGTAAGATGTTTCAAAATGCTTTTGAAAAAATTTACACTAAGGACTATATTGATGGTTGGAAGAGCCAAATGAATTATATACTAGATAGTGTTAAAAAACAAAATAAACCTGTTGTAGATATTGCAAGTGGAAAAGGCTATCTTGTAGAAAAATTATTAAAGGAAACCAACAATTATGTTGTTGCAACTGATTTTAGTCCAAACATACTATCTAGGAACAAGGAATATTATACATTTAAAGGTTTATATGATAAATTAAGCTTAATAGCCTTTGATGCAAGGAAGACTCCATTTAAAGATGCTTCAATTGAAACAATGACCAGTTACCTGGGGCTTCAAAATATTGAAAGTCCAGGAGATGTTATAAAAGAGATGTGTAGAATTACAAAAGGTAAATTTATGCCTATAATGCTTTTTATTAATAAAAACGATAAGGTTCATATGGATTTAATGGGAAATGATGCTTATGCTACTAGAGAAAATGCAGTTTCAACATTTAATAAATATGATTGGAATGTCCAGATAAAAAATTCGTATTTAGCAGATATAAAACCAACACCTGTAGGGATAATAATAGAAGGTGGCAGAATTGATGGATTCCCATTAAATGAAACAAAAATTGAGTTTTGTACTATTGTTGCAGAGAAATAA